One genomic region from Clostridium saccharobutylicum DSM 13864 encodes:
- a CDS encoding M16 family metallopeptidase, which produces MQEYIFENNFKLIYKHTDSELTSICISIDAGAGVENEKYGVAHATEHMVYKGTRNRTEKQINEDLTNVFGFNNAMTNYPYVIYYGTLLGPDLEKGLELLSDIIINPTFGDDGFKEEMDVIKQELEEWDEELEQYCEDKLFFNCFNSRRIKYPIIGTKNSLESMTLSDIKKFYNKYYFPQNTSIVVISSREFEKVKYIINKYFGQWKVKLDKNDGSNKLNCKKIEYEYPKVEVLNNKRNGIKTCRVEIICPIDNLTSIEMKSLRIFNQYFGEGVNSLLYDILRTENGLIYDVITKIANENYIKLYKITFNTAKENVDKAISLIKECIGKVELSQYHIDRMQMEQLIKSFKLKRLFREEQSIVLAKELATYDSMFGDYKIYIDEINGLDELTEEMIFEVGKKVLKNLSIQIIEVCS; this is translated from the coding sequence TTGCAAGAATATATTTTTGAAAATAATTTTAAATTAATATATAAGCATACTGATTCAGAACTTACATCAATTTGCATATCAATAGATGCAGGTGCAGGAGTTGAAAATGAAAAGTATGGTGTAGCTCACGCAACTGAACATATGGTGTATAAGGGAACTAGAAATAGAACGGAGAAACAAATAAATGAAGATTTAACTAATGTTTTTGGATTTAACAATGCTATGACAAATTATCCATATGTGATTTATTATGGGACCTTGCTTGGACCAGATTTAGAAAAAGGTTTAGAATTATTATCAGATATAATTATTAATCCTACTTTTGGAGATGATGGTTTTAAAGAAGAAATGGATGTAATAAAACAAGAACTTGAAGAATGGGATGAAGAATTAGAGCAATATTGTGAAGATAAACTGTTTTTTAATTGTTTTAATAGTAGAAGAATAAAGTACCCAATTATAGGAACTAAGAATAGTTTAGAGAGTATGACATTAAGTGATATAAAGAAATTTTATAATAAATATTATTTCCCACAAAATACTTCTATTGTGGTAATTTCATCAAGAGAATTTGAAAAAGTTAAATATATTATAAATAAGTATTTTGGTCAATGGAAAGTAAAGTTGGATAAAAATGATGGAAGCAATAAATTGAATTGTAAGAAAATCGAATATGAATATCCCAAAGTAGAAGTACTTAATAATAAAAGAAATGGCATCAAAACATGTAGGGTTGAAATAATATGTCCAATAGATAACCTAACTAGTATAGAAATGAAAAGCCTTAGAATTTTCAATCAATATTTTGGTGAAGGAGTTAATTCACTTCTTTATGATATACTTAGGACTGAGAATGGACTTATATATGATGTGATTACTAAAATTGCAAATGAAAATTATATAAAATTATATAAGATAACTTTTAACACAGCTAAGGAAAATGTAGATAAAGCTATAAGTTTAATTAAGGAATGCATAGGAAAAGTGGAATTATCACAGTATCATATAGATAGAATGCAAATGGAACAATTAATAAAAAGTTTTAAATTAAAGAGATTGTTTAGAGAAGAACAAAGCATAGTGTTAGCAAAAGAGTTAGCTACATATGATTCTATGTTTGGAGACTATAAAATATATATTGATGAAATTAATGGATTAGATGAATTGACAGAGGAAATGATATTTGAAGTTGGAAAAAAAGTATTAAAAAATTTATCAATACAAATAATTGAAGTGTGTTCATAA
- the scfB gene encoding thioether cross-link-forming SCIFF peptide maturase — protein MALIHKFKQGENYFVLDVNTGAVHVVDELVYDILDDDKLRNKKEILESLKGKYDEEELSEAYDEIQELAEDGILYSEDQYEDIAHSSMEDRDYIKAICLNVIHGCNLRCKYCFADEGEYHGHGGVMSADTAKKAIDYVIKRSGPRKNIEIDLFGGEPTLIMDTIKEIIAYARDNEEKWGKRIRFTMTTNATLLTPEMMDYMDKEMGNIILSLDGRKEVNDNVRIKPDKSGSYDDIVPNIKEMIKRRTPGKTYYVRGTFTRENTDFYQDVMAMVNEGFRELSIEPVVLEDGHPLALRESDIDTIFDNYDKLYEEMATRKREGNDEFKFYHFNIDLQGGPCVYKRISGCGAGFEYVAITPQGEVYPCHQFVGKEEFKLGSIYDDTYDTDLAKKFKKSHIYNKPKCRECWAKFYCSGGCQANNFNFNGDMNIPYEIGCKMQKKRIECAIALKAVEK, from the coding sequence TTGGCTTTGATACATAAATTCAAACAAGGCGAAAATTATTTTGTTTTAGATGTAAATACTGGTGCAGTTCATGTAGTAGACGAATTAGTCTATGACATATTAGATGATGATAAATTAAGAAATAAAAAAGAAATATTGGAAAGTCTTAAAGGCAAGTATGATGAAGAAGAACTTTCAGAAGCTTATGATGAAATTCAAGAATTAGCTGAGGATGGAATTCTATATTCAGAAGATCAATATGAAGATATAGCTCATAGTTCTATGGAAGATAGAGATTATATAAAGGCTATTTGTTTAAATGTAATTCATGGATGTAACTTAAGATGTAAATATTGCTTCGCAGATGAAGGTGAATATCATGGACATGGTGGTGTCATGAGTGCTGATACTGCTAAAAAAGCTATTGATTACGTAATTAAGAGAAGTGGTCCAAGAAAAAATATAGAAATTGATTTATTTGGTGGAGAACCAACTTTAATCATGGATACTATAAAAGAAATAATTGCGTATGCAAGAGATAATGAAGAAAAATGGGGTAAGAGAATTAGATTTACTATGACTACTAATGCTACCCTTTTAACTCCTGAAATGATGGATTATATGGATAAAGAAATGGGAAATATAATTCTTTCTTTAGATGGTAGAAAAGAAGTTAATGATAATGTTAGAATTAAACCTGATAAGAGTGGTTCTTATGATGATATAGTTCCTAATATTAAAGAAATGATTAAGAGAAGAACACCAGGAAAGACTTACTATGTAAGAGGGACTTTCACAAGAGAAAATACTGATTTTTATCAAGATGTGATGGCTATGGTTAATGAAGGTTTTAGGGAATTATCTATAGAGCCTGTTGTTTTAGAAGATGGACATCCACTTGCTCTTAGAGAAAGTGATATTGATACAATATTTGATAACTATGATAAGTTATATGAAGAAATGGCAACAAGAAAAAGAGAAGGAAATGATGAATTTAAATTCTATCACTTTAATATAGATCTTCAAGGTGGACCATGTGTTTATAAGAGAATTTCAGGCTGTGGTGCTGGATTTGAATATGTAGCAATAACTCCACAAGGAGAAGTATACCCATGTCATCAATTTGTTGGAAAAGAAGAATTTAAGTTAGGCAGCATTTATGATGATACATATGATACTGATCTTGCTAAGAAGTTTAAAAAATCTCATATATATAATAAACCTAAGTGTAGAGAATGTTGGGCTAAATTCTACTGTAGTGGTGGATGCCAAGCAAATAACTTTAATTTCAATGGTGATATGAATATTCCATATGAAATTGGATGTAAAATGCAAAAGAAGAGAATTGAATGTGCTATTGCATTAAAAGCTGTAGAGAAATAG
- the scfA gene encoding six-cysteine ranthipeptide SCIFF codes for MKHIKTINKPNIKNSLCKPGCKECANSCQSACKTSCTVANLECEN; via the coding sequence ATGAAACACATAAAAACTATAAACAAACCAAATATTAAGAATAGTTTATGTAAACCAGGATGTAAGGAATGTGCAAACTCATGTCAATCAGCTTGTAAAACATCTTGTACAGTTGCAAACTTAGAGTGCGAAAACTAA
- a CDS encoding helix-turn-helix transcriptional regulator, with amino-acid sequence MTKGIFRPKLVHRKRITSMLSQIFEVPVFFISAPMGYGKTTSVRNFLENKKEIQTIWFDVGNKKNDDIWMWYKFCKSIKSSNLSLSERLSEYGFPKNDNYVYEIIDIIKDELKQKTVIVIDDWYDKENEYINDFLKTICLEEIFNLHIVIISRNRPSNEYIELELKQKCIIMWQDDISFTFEETVEFFKLNGIKLSYKEKKEVYEYTGGWPSATYLALLQYHNENTFDDIPKATELIKIAAYDKFDETTKEILLKLALVENFTLEQAIYITGNQKCRLIIKNLISNNCFIRYDSKSKLYTMHSILKSALQEELLYSNIDFNKVNNASGDWYSKNNEDIQAIKYYYKAKNFKRVLDLMERNYTIDLTSLWQRIINSVFDELNINEKINRPVAYLTYLFFYILYGNGVIARERLYEAKSIYEKDENLKDKNQVLGEIAFLESLLSMNDVEKMIEYHKKAYEFFNGGTSKIANDKMPVTFGSPHFLCLYYRERGKLKESAECFEKGIKYFIRISNGGATGSNYLIKAEYLFETGNVDEAELFAYKALHKAKIKKQTSIIICSLFLLMRICLNKNNRREATSKLEILIKEYQKLNIPSFLKGEEIPMGYIYGITGNLEEINKCVKNYERPKMQNISPVITLRYIVSALAMMLKESYIELEVQAETMLEVCKNKNGMFGIIYSYIFDSIAKYNLYGIEKAKDSLMKAISYAKEDHVVMCFAELAPYILPILRHIEKEEEYVKVLLPNCEKFNYMYMKNYSDDEKIELTPRESEVMNLVNKGYKQSEISEKLNIALITVKKHIAAVYSKLEVKNKTTALNILKEKGII; translated from the coding sequence ATGACGAAAGGAATCTTTAGGCCTAAATTAGTACATAGAAAGCGTATTACTAGTATGTTATCTCAAATTTTTGAGGTGCCTGTGTTTTTTATTTCAGCACCCATGGGATATGGTAAAACAACTTCAGTAAGAAATTTTTTGGAAAATAAAAAAGAAATACAAACTATTTGGTTTGATGTAGGTAATAAAAAGAACGATGATATTTGGATGTGGTATAAATTTTGTAAATCAATTAAAAGCTCAAATTTAAGTCTTAGTGAGAGACTTAGTGAGTATGGATTCCCTAAAAATGATAATTATGTCTATGAAATTATAGATATAATAAAGGATGAATTGAAGCAAAAAACTGTTATAGTTATCGATGACTGGTATGATAAAGAAAATGAATATATTAATGATTTTTTAAAAACTATATGTTTAGAAGAAATATTTAATTTACATATTGTTATAATAAGTCGTAATAGACCATCAAATGAATATATTGAGCTTGAATTAAAGCAAAAATGCATAATAATGTGGCAGGATGATATATCATTTACATTTGAAGAAACTGTAGAATTCTTTAAACTTAATGGAATAAAATTAAGCTATAAAGAAAAAAAAGAAGTATATGAATATACGGGTGGATGGCCATCTGCTACTTATCTTGCATTACTTCAATATCATAATGAAAATACTTTTGATGATATACCAAAAGCGACGGAATTGATTAAAATTGCTGCGTATGATAAGTTTGATGAAACAACAAAAGAAATACTTTTAAAACTTGCATTAGTTGAGAACTTTACATTAGAGCAAGCTATATATATTACTGGAAATCAAAAATGCAGGTTAATAATTAAAAATTTAATCTCAAATAACTGTTTTATAAGATATGATTCGAAATCGAAGCTATATACAATGCATTCTATTTTAAAGAGTGCATTACAAGAAGAACTTTTATATTCTAATATAGATTTTAATAAAGTAAATAATGCAAGCGGTGATTGGTATTCAAAAAATAACGAAGATATACAAGCAATAAAATATTATTATAAAGCAAAGAACTTTAAGCGCGTTCTTGATTTAATGGAAAGAAATTATACAATAGATCTTACCAGCCTATGGCAAAGAATTATAAATTCAGTTTTTGACGAATTAAATATTAACGAAAAAATAAATAGGCCTGTAGCTTATTTAACATATTTATTTTTTTACATACTTTATGGGAATGGTGTGATTGCTAGGGAACGTCTATATGAAGCAAAATCTATCTATGAGAAAGATGAAAATCTTAAAGATAAGAACCAAGTGCTGGGTGAAATTGCATTCTTGGAGAGTCTTTTAAGCATGAATGATGTAGAAAAGATGATTGAGTATCATAAGAAAGCTTATGAATTTTTTAATGGGGGAACTTCTAAGATAGCAAATGATAAGATGCCAGTTACTTTTGGATCTCCACATTTTTTATGCTTATATTATAGGGAACGGGGAAAATTAAAAGAATCAGCAGAGTGTTTTGAAAAAGGAATAAAGTATTTCATTCGCATATCTAACGGTGGAGCTACAGGATCAAATTATTTAATAAAAGCAGAATATCTTTTTGAAACTGGAAATGTAGATGAGGCAGAATTGTTTGCGTATAAAGCATTACATAAAGCAAAAATAAAAAAACAGACAAGTATTATAATTTGTTCACTTTTCCTTTTGATGAGGATTTGTTTGAATAAAAATAATAGACGTGAGGCTACAAGTAAGCTAGAAATATTAATTAAGGAATATCAAAAACTTAATATTCCGAGTTTTCTAAAAGGTGAAGAAATACCTATGGGATATATATATGGAATTACTGGAAATTTAGAAGAAATAAATAAATGTGTTAAAAATTATGAAAGACCTAAGATGCAAAATATTTCACCGGTTATAACTTTGAGATATATTGTATCAGCATTAGCTATGATGCTTAAAGAAAGCTATATTGAATTAGAAGTTCAAGCAGAAACAATGTTAGAAGTTTGTAAAAATAAAAATGGTATGTTTGGAATTATATATTCATATATATTTGACTCAATTGCAAAATATAATCTATACGGGATTGAAAAAGCTAAAGATTCATTAATGAAAGCTATATCGTATGCTAAAGAGGATCATGTTGTAATGTGTTTTGCAGAGTTAGCACCGTATATATTACCTATTTTGAGACATATAGAAAAAGAAGAGGAATATGTGAAAGTTTTGCTGCCTAATTGTGAAAAGTTTAACTATATGTACATGAAAAATTATAGTGATGATGAAAAAATAGAATTAACACCAAGAGAAAGTGAAGTAATGAATTTAGTGAATAAAGGATATAAGCAAAGTGAGATTTCTGAAAAACTAAATATTGCTTTGATTACAGTAAAGAAGCATATTGCAGCTGTTTATTCTAAACTAGAAGTAAAAAATAAAACAACTGCATTAAATATTTTAAAAGAAAAGGGCATAATATAG
- the htpG gene encoding molecular chaperone HtpG, with translation MIKENGNISIDTENIFPIIKKWLYSDKDIFIREVISNACDAISKFQRLVSLGEANIDKEESYKVTVSINKENKTLKFIDNGIGMTEEEVKKYITQVAFSGATDFVEKYKDKMDEGKDIIGHFGLGFYSTFMVSDKVQIDTLSYKSEAEAVKWVCNEGGTEYEISTSEERTTRGTTITLYINEESKEFLEEYKVREIIKKYCSFLPTEIYLEDENKPKEEPKYVTKKKEDGTEYQELVEPEAPKPLNDTKPLWIKAPKDCTDEEYKDFYRKVFMDFNEPLFWIHLNVDYPFNLKGILYFPKLTHEFEATEGQVKLYNNQVFVADNIKEVIPDFLLLLKGTIDCPDLPLNVSRSFLQNDKEVSKISNHIIKKVADKLVDLFKNSREEFNKFWPDIQIFIKYGCLRDQKFYEKIKDIIIFKNLKDEFVTLKDYLEANKEKHENKVFYVNDEKQQSQYIKMFKEYDLDAVILNCSLDDHFISFLEMHESGVKFNRIDSDISDTLGSKTDENDETQKALNKEIEHVFKTALGEKVNKLSVEALKNTETPALILVSEESRRMAQMSKMYAKSGMNFPGMFNEEKTLVVNNKNTIIKKLVEVSKDDSKKDEVRTICEHIMDLAKIANKELDANEMDEFIKRSNQLLSRVIEL, from the coding sequence ATGATAAAAGAAAATGGTAATATTTCAATTGATACAGAGAATATATTTCCCATTATTAAGAAATGGCTATACTCTGACAAAGACATTTTTATTAGAGAAGTTATAAGTAATGCATGTGATGCAATAAGTAAGTTTCAAAGACTAGTTTCTTTAGGCGAAGCTAATATAGATAAAGAGGAATCGTATAAAGTGACTGTATCTATAAATAAGGAAAATAAAACTTTGAAATTTATAGATAATGGTATTGGAATGACTGAAGAAGAAGTAAAAAAATACATTACTCAAGTTGCTTTCTCAGGAGCAACAGATTTTGTGGAAAAATATAAAGATAAAATGGATGAAGGTAAGGATATAATAGGTCATTTTGGTCTTGGATTTTATTCAACATTCATGGTTTCTGACAAAGTTCAAATAGATACATTATCATATAAAAGTGAAGCTGAAGCAGTAAAATGGGTTTGTAATGAAGGTGGCACTGAGTATGAAATATCTACGTCTGAAGAGAGAACTACAAGAGGGACAACTATAACATTATATATTAATGAAGAAAGTAAAGAGTTCTTAGAAGAATATAAAGTTAGAGAAATAATAAAGAAGTATTGTTCATTTTTACCTACAGAAATATATTTAGAAGATGAAAATAAACCAAAAGAAGAACCTAAATATGTAACAAAGAAAAAGGAAGATGGTACTGAATATCAAGAATTAGTAGAGCCAGAAGCACCAAAACCTTTGAACGATACAAAGCCTTTATGGATTAAAGCACCTAAAGATTGTACTGATGAAGAATATAAAGATTTTTACAGAAAAGTATTTATGGATTTTAATGAACCATTATTTTGGATTCATTTAAATGTTGATTATCCATTTAATTTAAAAGGAATATTATATTTTCCTAAATTAACTCATGAATTTGAAGCAACAGAAGGGCAAGTAAAACTTTATAATAATCAAGTGTTTGTTGCAGATAATATAAAAGAAGTAATTCCAGATTTCTTATTATTACTAAAGGGAACTATAGATTGTCCGGATTTACCTCTAAATGTATCAAGAAGTTTCCTTCAAAATGATAAAGAAGTTTCTAAGATTTCTAACCATATAATTAAAAAGGTTGCAGATAAATTAGTTGACTTATTTAAAAATAGTAGAGAAGAATTTAATAAGTTTTGGCCAGATATACAAATATTTATTAAATATGGTTGTTTAAGAGATCAAAAATTCTATGAAAAAATTAAAGATATAATAATCTTTAAAAACTTAAAAGACGAGTTTGTAACATTAAAAGATTATCTTGAAGCTAACAAAGAAAAGCATGAAAATAAAGTATTTTATGTCAATGATGAAAAACAACAATCTCAATATATTAAAATGTTTAAAGAATATGATTTGGATGCAGTGATATTGAATTGTAGTTTAGATGATCATTTTATTTCATTTTTAGAAATGCATGAATCAGGAGTGAAATTTAATAGAATTGATTCTGATATTTCAGATACTTTAGGATCAAAGACTGATGAAAATGATGAAACTCAAAAAGCATTAAATAAGGAAATAGAACATGTATTTAAGACTGCTCTTGGTGAAAAGGTTAATAAATTATCAGTTGAAGCATTGAAAAATACAGAAACACCAGCACTTATTTTAGTTTCAGAAGAATCAAGAAGAATGGCTCAAATGAGCAAGATGTATGCAAAATCAGGAATGAATTTTCCAGGAATGTTCAATGAAGAAAAAACTTTAGTAGTAAATAATAAAAATACTATAATTAAGAAGCTTGTAGAAGTTTCTAAGGATGATTCTAAAAAAGATGAAGTTAGGACAATTTGTGAACATATTATGGATTTAGCTAAAATAGCTAATAAGGAATTGGATGCAAATGAAATGGATGAGTTTATAAAGAGAAGTAATCAACTTTTAAGTAGAGTTATTGAATTATAG
- a CDS encoding sensor domain-containing diguanylate cyclase/phosphohydrolase — protein sequence MQQVDMLKTYKLFLNNLPWPVWIEGIDSKILYLNKHYEDKFKIKLEEAIGKYSEEVFLPEKVNIYNKNVKECLQSSNVCVVEGIVNGSFIECYIFPIKDDNGHNKAVAGIVMDINDRKEREIYIENQKNILRTIIDAVPESIFYKDTESRFIGYNKKFREFYNKKGVTDIIGKSDIEIYDDKETAVKFIELDKKIISTKKAKYYEDKVKDENGEERIEENIKIPVINDDGEVWGVVGLSRDITERKNMEEKLRYLSQTDILTGTYNRYSFEEKIKELNYEKYLPLGIIMGDVNGLKLVNDTLGHLEGDKLLKNISNILKHICDLQGYVFRWGGDEFIILLPNSGQSKCEAVIRDIRRKCEETESDFIQLSIALGESVKYDLKDDIYNCIKKVEEKVYRQKLLDKKSIKSSIMESLRKSLEEKNMETNEHAERVQKYALALGEKMKLKISDLDELILVASLHDIGKIGINEEILLKPGKLTDEEFEIMKTHTEIGYRIINASSELGNVAKSVLTHHEKWDGSGYPLGLKGEEIPLMARIINVVDSYDIMTRDKIYRKAIDKKKAISELKKHAGKQFDPEIVRHFIEYIEDNEV from the coding sequence AACATTATGAAGATAAGTTTAAGATAAAATTAGAAGAGGCCATTGGAAAATATAGTGAAGAAGTTTTTTTGCCAGAAAAAGTTAACATATATAACAAAAATGTAAAAGAGTGTTTGCAAAGTTCAAATGTATGTGTAGTAGAAGGAATAGTGAACGGCTCATTTATTGAATGTTATATATTCCCCATAAAAGATGATAATGGCCATAATAAAGCGGTAGCAGGCATCGTTATGGATATAAATGATAGAAAAGAAAGAGAAATTTATATAGAAAATCAAAAGAATATATTGAGAACAATAATAGATGCAGTGCCAGAATCCATTTTTTATAAAGATACAGAAAGTAGATTTATAGGATATAATAAGAAGTTTAGGGAATTTTATAATAAAAAAGGCGTAACTGATATAATTGGGAAAAGCGATATAGAAATATATGACGATAAGGAAACGGCAGTAAAATTTATAGAACTAGATAAAAAAATTATTAGTACGAAGAAAGCTAAATACTATGAAGATAAGGTGAAGGATGAAAATGGGGAAGAAAGAATAGAAGAAAATATTAAGATACCTGTCATAAATGATGATGGAGAAGTTTGGGGGGTAGTTGGATTATCTAGAGATATAACTGAAAGAAAGAACATGGAAGAAAAGTTAAGATATCTAAGCCAAACTGATATACTTACAGGAACATATAATAGATATAGCTTTGAAGAAAAGATTAAAGAATTAAACTATGAAAAGTATCTTCCATTGGGAATAATTATGGGAGATGTTAATGGTCTTAAGTTAGTTAATGATACATTAGGCCATTTGGAAGGCGATAAATTATTAAAAAATATATCTAATATATTAAAACACATATGTGATTTACAAGGATATGTATTTAGATGGGGGGGAGATGAATTTATAATTCTGTTACCAAATAGTGGCCAATCTAAATGTGAAGCAGTTATTAGAGATATTCGAAGGAAATGTGAAGAAACGGAATCAGATTTCATACAATTAAGTATAGCACTTGGGGAAAGCGTGAAATATGATTTGAAAGATGATATATACAATTGTATTAAGAAGGTAGAAGAAAAGGTATATCGTCAGAAGCTATTGGATAAAAAGAGTATCAAAAGTTCAATTATGGAATCCCTTAGAAAAAGTTTAGAAGAAAAGAATATGGAGACTAATGAACATGCTGAACGAGTACAAAAATATGCTCTAGCTTTAGGGGAAAAAATGAAACTAAAAATTTCAGATTTAGATGAATTAATTTTAGTAGCAAGTCTTCATGATATAGGAAAGATAGGAATTAATGAAGAGATTCTATTAAAGCCTGGAAAGCTTACAGATGAAGAGTTTGAAATAATGAAGACTCATACAGAAATTGGATATAGAATCATTAATGCGTCTAGTGAACTTGGAAATGTAGCTAAGAGCGTATTAACACATCATGAAAAATGGGATGGAAGTGGATATCCTTTAGGTTTAAAAGGTGAAGAAATACCATTAATGGCAAGAATAATAAACGTAGTAGATTCCTATGATATTATGACTCGGGATAAGATCTATAGAAAAGCGATTGATAAAAAGAAAGCCATAAGTGAATTGAAAAAACATGCAGGAAAGCAATTTGATCCAGAAATAGTTAGACATTTCATAGAGTATATTGAAGATAATGAAGTATAA